From the genome of Segatella hominis, one region includes:
- a CDS encoding hydroxymyristoyl-ACP dehydratase produces MQLKNHLYTIVETDKQGNLQQKEAAGLQQKEAAGLQQKCQEVLSSRSNTSFRLRLNPEHFIYQAHFPGEPVTPGVCILQIGKELLAELLQESLEITHVKNVKFLSVISPLKEKEISYTFKKIETSEDSQEVKAQIIVASDEETKAKISFTCRKK; encoded by the coding sequence ATGCAACTGAAAAATCATCTTTATACAATTGTCGAAACAGACAAACAGGGAAACTTACAGCAGAAGGAAGCAGCAGGCTTGCAGCAGAAAGAAGCAGCAGGCTTACAGCAGAAATGCCAAGAAGTCCTTTCGAGCAGAAGCAATACTTCCTTTCGTCTTCGCCTCAACCCTGAGCATTTCATCTATCAGGCTCATTTCCCTGGCGAACCTGTTACGCCGGGAGTCTGTATTCTACAAATCGGAAAGGAATTGTTAGCAGAACTTCTCCAGGAATCTTTGGAGATTACCCACGTCAAAAACGTGAAATTCCTCTCTGTTATTTCTCCTCTTAAAGAAAAGGAAATCTCTTATACCTTCAAGAAAATTGAAACTTCAGAAGATTCCCAAGAGGTTAAAGCACAAATCATCGTTGCTTCCGATGAAGAGACAAAAGCTAAAATCTCTTTCACGTGCAGAAAAAAATGA
- a CDS encoding glycosyltransferase — translation MEDKLEQQKRLLRARGICVIIPTFNNEKTIGEVVKETLCFCDDVIVVNDGCTDSTAQIIGEIDNITVVAYSQNRGKGYALQQGFRKALSMRFAYAITLDADGQHKPEDIPLFLKANQEHPGALIIGARPLQGVERSKGSDFANQFSNFWFFVQTGKRLEDTQTGYRLYPLHKLHGLSLLTNRYEAELELLVFASWHGTEIVSIPIQVYYPPRKERVSHFRPGMDFARISLLNTLLCVLAIIYGLPCRLYRKMATFLRTAYSLSFFLFFMMVIITPLAWLYIKIGRMTEKKQVRLHELIYHAARFVMIHHGIPGTKFIRKVGGMIIKGKEPVRFDFDKPRIIICNHQSHLDLMCQLVFTPKIVFLTNQWVWNNPTYGFLIRHAEYLPVIEGLEPLMPQLRSLTDRGYSIAVYPEGTRSKDCRIGRFHQGAFYLSQELGLEILPMYLYGPGKILPKKTYHLRKGIFYIEVGNPISRKELQAMGELRKQASTLRKQYKEKYEEIANEIEKRV, via the coding sequence ATGGAAGATAAGTTGGAACAACAGAAAAGACTTTTAAGAGCAAGAGGAATCTGCGTGATCATCCCTACTTTCAATAATGAGAAAACCATTGGGGAAGTAGTGAAGGAGACGCTCTGCTTTTGTGATGATGTCATTGTCGTCAATGATGGCTGTACAGACAGTACTGCTCAAATCATTGGGGAGATTGACAACATTACTGTTGTCGCTTATTCTCAAAACCGAGGTAAGGGCTACGCTCTCCAGCAAGGTTTCAGAAAAGCCTTGTCCATGAGATTTGCCTACGCCATTACATTAGATGCGGATGGCCAGCATAAACCTGAAGATATTCCGCTCTTTCTGAAAGCCAATCAGGAACATCCGGGAGCTCTCATCATTGGAGCAAGACCACTCCAAGGTGTTGAACGTTCCAAGGGAAGTGATTTTGCCAATCAATTCTCCAACTTCTGGTTCTTCGTACAAACTGGAAAACGATTGGAAGATACCCAGACCGGTTATCGCCTCTACCCTCTGCACAAGCTCCACGGTTTATCCCTGCTCACCAACAGATACGAAGCCGAATTGGAACTCTTGGTTTTCGCCTCCTGGCACGGAACGGAGATTGTTTCCATCCCTATTCAGGTATATTATCCGCCACGCAAAGAACGGGTAAGCCATTTCCGACCAGGCATGGATTTCGCTCGCATCAGCCTCCTCAACACCCTATTGTGTGTGTTGGCAATTATCTATGGTCTGCCTTGCCGTCTTTACCGCAAGATGGCAACATTTCTGAGAACGGCTTATTCCCTGTCGTTCTTCCTCTTCTTTATGATGGTTATCATCACGCCCTTGGCCTGGCTCTACATCAAAATCGGAAGGATGACCGAAAAGAAACAGGTTCGGCTCCATGAACTAATCTATCATGCAGCCAGATTTGTGATGATTCATCACGGCATCCCCGGCACTAAATTCATCAGAAAAGTCGGCGGTATGATCATCAAGGGAAAAGAACCGGTAAGATTCGATTTTGATAAGCCCCGCATCATCATCTGCAACCACCAGTCGCATTTGGATCTGATGTGCCAACTGGTCTTTACACCCAAGATTGTGTTTCTGACAAACCAATGGGTTTGGAACAATCCTACTTATGGCTTCCTGATTCGTCATGCAGAATATCTTCCCGTAATAGAGGGTCTGGAACCGCTAATGCCGCAACTCCGTTCGCTGACAGATCGGGGTTACAGTATTGCCGTTTATCCCGAAGGAACCCGTTCCAAGGACTGTCGTATAGGCAGATTCCATCAGGGAGCATTCTATCTGTCGCAGGAACTCGGATTGGAAATATTGCCTATGTACCTTTATGGACCAGGCAAAATCCTCCCTAAGAAAACCTACCATCTGCGCAAGGGTATCTTCTATATCGAAGTGGGAAATCCGATAAGCAGGAAGGAATTGCAAGCCATGGGAGAATTGAGAAAACAAGCCTCCACATTGCGCAAACAATATAAGGAGAAATACGAAGAAATCGCAAACGAAATAGAAAAAAGAGTCTGA
- a CDS encoding phytoene desaturase family protein, translating to MKRLIIIGSGLGGLSCGVILAKNGYHVTLLEQSQQIGGCLQCFCRHGAKFETGMHFIGSAAEGQTLSKLMRYLEIDKDVELSQLDPSGYDVVALAGKKYKFANGREHFIQQMTEYFPDQHENLIRYYNLVEKIAQASSLHALKDAESDSAINTEYQLRSINEVIDELITDPTLAKVLVGNLPLYAAEKDKTPFSTHAFIMDFYNQSAYRIKGGSDSVAQALANTLQRYGGEILTLHQARHIVCDDKQATGIEVWNKKEKKTVFFPCDYVISDAHPKRTLEILDTKLIRPAYRNRINSIPQTVGCFSVFLRFKEHEVPYLNYNYYGYQGNTPWNCENYSETSWPKGFLYMHFCADSTPTTYASSGVILSYMKMEEVARWKGSSVGKRGEEYETFKRQKAEKLLDVVETHFPGLRDHIAEYYTATPLTYLDYTGTEDGAMYGIAKDITKGAAYRVPQRTKVPNVFQTGQNINSHGMLGVLVGTIVTCSEFLTARTIYEQIKKCNE from the coding sequence TTGAAAAGATTAATTATTATAGGAAGTGGACTGGGAGGTCTGTCATGTGGCGTGATTTTAGCCAAGAATGGTTATCACGTTACGCTGTTGGAGCAGTCGCAGCAAATAGGCGGTTGCTTGCAATGCTTCTGTCGCCATGGTGCAAAGTTTGAAACCGGAATGCACTTTATCGGAAGTGCTGCAGAAGGTCAGACTCTGTCCAAACTGATGCGCTATCTGGAGATAGACAAGGATGTGGAACTTTCCCAACTGGATCCTTCCGGTTATGATGTGGTAGCCTTGGCTGGCAAGAAATACAAGTTTGCCAATGGCAGAGAGCATTTCATCCAGCAGATGACTGAATACTTTCCCGACCAGCATGAGAATCTCATCAGATATTACAATCTGGTGGAAAAAATCGCCCAGGCTTCTTCCCTGCACGCTCTGAAAGATGCAGAATCAGATTCCGCCATCAACACAGAATACCAGCTGCGCTCCATCAACGAGGTAATTGACGAACTGATTACCGACCCTACTCTGGCGAAAGTACTGGTGGGCAATCTCCCCCTCTACGCAGCAGAGAAAGACAAGACTCCCTTCTCTACCCATGCCTTCATCATGGATTTCTACAACCAGAGTGCTTATCGCATAAAGGGAGGAAGCGATTCTGTTGCCCAAGCACTTGCCAATACGCTCCAGAGATACGGAGGAGAAATACTTACTCTCCATCAGGCAAGACACATCGTCTGCGACGACAAACAGGCAACGGGAATAGAGGTTTGGAACAAAAAGGAAAAGAAAACCGTATTCTTCCCTTGCGACTACGTGATCTCAGATGCGCACCCCAAACGCACCTTAGAAATACTCGACACCAAACTGATACGGCCTGCCTACAGAAACCGCATCAACAGCATTCCCCAAACAGTAGGCTGCTTCTCTGTTTTCCTGCGGTTCAAGGAACATGAAGTGCCCTACCTCAACTACAATTACTATGGTTATCAGGGCAATACGCCATGGAATTGTGAAAATTACTCGGAAACATCCTGGCCCAAAGGATTTCTGTATATGCATTTCTGTGCAGACTCCACCCCAACAACCTACGCTTCATCAGGAGTTATTCTCTCCTATATGAAGATGGAAGAAGTGGCCCGCTGGAAAGGTTCTTCCGTAGGAAAGAGAGGAGAGGAATATGAAACTTTCAAGCGCCAGAAAGCAGAAAAGCTGTTGGACGTTGTGGAGACTCATTTCCCTGGACTCAGAGATCATATTGCGGAATACTATACTGCCACCCCACTTACCTATCTCGACTATACGGGAACAGAGGACGGAGCCATGTATGGTATTGCCAAAGACATCACGAAGGGAGCTGCATACAGGGTGCCCCAACGCACCAAAGTGCCTAATGTATTTCAGACAGGACAAAACATCAACTCCCACGGAATGTTGGGAGTCCTGGTAGGAACCATCGTAACTTGCTCGGAGTTTCTGACTGCCAGGACCATTTACGAACAGATAAAAAAATGTAACGAATGA
- a CDS encoding phytoene desaturase family protein has translation MKTAIIIGGGLGGLFTGAILAKEGLRVTVLEKNATAGGGLQSFHRFGESFDTGMHVIGGMQPGGNIYRICEYLGILDQVKIKDVDADCTDCLYFAEDQQTYQLQKGKEGFINSLSAYFPEERENLQRYVDAIFAISDSIDLFHLRPTTDYLQVHTDEFLMAADAFVAKYIQNPKLRSIVSYMNPLYGGRQNETPAFVHAIISTLYIQGTSRFVGGSQHFAQLLVSVIEQAGGKVLTHTEVEWVEVNNRHVEYVRTRQGEIFQGDYFISAIHPCTLLKRMPEKAFPKAYRERLNQIPNSYSAFSVYIKLKPDCFPYINHSEYYMTRYDEIWKFGEQHDTWPLGFLLMTPPDENQGKYSSKVLITAPMLYDEVKKWEQTTVGHRGEEYETWKAQKAQQLLSHIEEIHPGFGACIDRIITASPLTIRDFYGVKDGALSGFSKDYKNIALSQVPVVTKVDNLLLTGQNNNLHGFCGVPLTAINTAEAILGRNSILHKINEIGKNEN, from the coding sequence ATGAAGACGGCTATCATCATAGGAGGAGGTTTGGGAGGACTGTTTACTGGAGCCATCCTTGCCAAGGAAGGCTTACGGGTTACTGTGCTCGAAAAGAACGCTACGGCTGGTGGTGGACTCCAGAGTTTCCATCGCTTCGGTGAATCCTTTGATACAGGAATGCACGTCATAGGCGGAATGCAACCTGGCGGAAACATCTACCGCATCTGCGAATACTTGGGCATCCTGGACCAGGTGAAAATCAAAGATGTAGATGCAGACTGTACAGACTGCCTTTACTTTGCAGAAGACCAGCAGACCTACCAGCTCCAGAAAGGAAAAGAAGGTTTCATCAACTCTTTATCCGCTTATTTCCCGGAAGAACGGGAAAATCTGCAACGCTATGTAGATGCCATATTTGCCATTAGCGACTCCATCGACCTGTTTCATCTCCGTCCTACGACCGATTACCTTCAGGTTCATACCGATGAGTTTCTGATGGCAGCAGATGCTTTTGTTGCAAAATACATTCAGAATCCCAAACTCCGGAGCATCGTTTCCTACATGAATCCGCTTTATGGAGGCCGACAGAACGAGACCCCAGCCTTTGTCCACGCCATCATCTCCACTCTCTACATCCAAGGCACCAGCCGGTTTGTGGGAGGAAGTCAACATTTTGCCCAACTGCTTGTTTCTGTGATCGAACAGGCAGGAGGAAAGGTGCTCACCCATACAGAAGTAGAATGGGTGGAAGTCAACAACCGCCATGTGGAGTACGTAAGAACCCGGCAAGGAGAAATCTTTCAGGGCGACTACTTCATCTCAGCCATTCACCCTTGCACCCTCTTGAAACGGATGCCCGAAAAAGCTTTCCCCAAGGCTTATAGAGAGCGCCTGAATCAGATTCCAAATTCCTATTCAGCGTTTTCCGTCTATATCAAACTGAAGCCCGACTGCTTCCCATACATCAATCATTCGGAATATTACATGACCCGATACGATGAAATATGGAAATTCGGCGAACAGCACGACACCTGGCCTTTAGGCTTCCTTTTGATGACTCCGCCAGACGAGAACCAGGGCAAATACAGTTCAAAAGTCCTCATCACCGCACCTATGCTCTATGATGAAGTAAAGAAATGGGAACAGACCACCGTGGGGCACCGGGGCGAGGAATACGAAACCTGGAAAGCTCAGAAAGCACAACAGCTCCTCTCTCATATCGAAGAAATTCACCCGGGGTTCGGAGCATGCATCGACAGAATCATCACGGCTTCTCCGTTGACCATTCGCGACTTTTATGGAGTGAAAGACGGAGCGCTGAGCGGATTCAGCAAGGACTATAAAAACATCGCATTATCGCAGGTTCCCGTAGTCACCAAGGTAGATAACCTGTTGCTGACAGGTCAGAACAACAACCTTCATGGTTTCTGTGGCGTTCCCCTGACGGCAATCAATACCGCAGAAGCTATTTTAGGAAGAAATTCCATACTCCATAAAATAAACGAAATCGGTAAGAATGAAAATTAA
- a CDS encoding alpha/beta hydrolase: MKQRLMIIIGFILLCLQMLKAQEKVNIWQGTACRKNVEMTAYLAKGGSKMAVIVCPGGSYLWHDMNGEGHEVGKWLQNNGISAFVLHYRTAGFMAFFLHYRQLFRGVRYPDALDDLTQATLYIKEHAREYGVCSDSIGAMGFSAGGHLVLSGVTMRKLPLMFVAPIYPVVTMNGKYVHKRSRRALLGDNRKNNRRLRDSLSIEHHISASCPPVFLVNCKDDPIVKYQNSELLDSALTVHHIPHQYIQYKTGGHGFGASDTKGSPECRQWKKEFLVWIRKLQTQ; this comes from the coding sequence ATGAAGCAAAGACTGATGATCATAATAGGGTTCATCCTCCTATGTCTCCAGATGCTGAAGGCACAGGAGAAAGTCAACATCTGGCAAGGCACAGCATGCAGAAAAAATGTGGAAATGACTGCATATCTGGCAAAAGGTGGCAGCAAGATGGCTGTCATCGTATGTCCTGGCGGAAGTTACCTCTGGCACGATATGAATGGCGAAGGACACGAAGTGGGCAAATGGTTGCAGAACAACGGAATCTCTGCATTCGTGCTCCATTACCGTACTGCCGGATTCATGGCCTTCTTCCTGCATTACCGCCAGCTGTTCAGAGGAGTCCGATACCCTGATGCATTGGACGACCTGACCCAAGCCACCTTATATATTAAGGAACACGCAAGGGAATACGGAGTCTGCTCCGACAGCATTGGAGCGATGGGCTTTTCTGCAGGCGGTCATCTTGTACTGTCGGGAGTTACCATGCGTAAACTTCCCCTGATGTTTGTTGCCCCCATCTATCCGGTCGTTACCATGAACGGAAAATACGTTCACAAGCGGTCGCGCAGAGCCTTGTTGGGCGACAACCGCAAAAACAACAGACGGCTTCGAGACTCCCTGTCTATTGAGCATCATATTTCAGCCAGTTGTCCACCCGTGTTTCTGGTAAACTGCAAGGATGATCCTATCGTAAAATACCAGAACTCAGAATTGCTCGATTCCGCCCTGACTGTCCATCACATTCCCCATCAATACATCCAATACAAGACGGGAGGACATGGATTTGGAGCCTCCGACACAAAGGGTTCGCCCGAATGTCGGCAATGGAAGAAAGAGTTTTTAGTTTGGATCAGAAAACTTCAGACCCAATAA
- a CDS encoding 1-acyl-sn-glycerol-3-phosphate acyltransferase — MNITDFDDIRPYNPDEFLEAMQRIAHSSSFPILSAYVYPEESVKEIRQRITNYQTVREFQQDTMSKVNQQVIENSITEFSCSGLDKLSPEGHYLYVSNHRDIMLDSSLLQYFLLNHGFDTTEITFGANLMSNQLIIDIGKCNKMFKVERPGGSLKEFYRSSRHLSDYIRFVIQEKGQSIWIAQRNGRTKDGNDTTDQGIIKMFCMSCPDDKIKAIDQLHIVPVAISYEWESCDILKTLELYESQFAKYTKKPGEDLNSILTGISQPKGRVHIEICEPISRMELMKLEQLTSNEYHKAVARLLDERINKAYRLYPNNYIAYDLRYGTRKYQDFYTPQQKEEFLAHVRELEHYDTCDIEMLKDIYLGIYANPVNNK; from the coding sequence ATGAACATAACAGATTTTGACGATATTCGCCCATACAATCCCGATGAATTTCTTGAGGCCATGCAGCGCATCGCCCACAGTTCATCGTTTCCGATTCTTTCTGCATACGTCTATCCGGAAGAATCGGTCAAGGAAATCCGTCAACGCATAACCAACTACCAGACGGTTAGGGAATTTCAACAGGACACGATGAGTAAAGTCAACCAGCAGGTGATAGAAAACAGCATCACGGAATTTTCCTGCTCAGGACTCGACAAGCTGAGTCCTGAAGGGCATTATCTCTATGTTTCCAACCACCGTGACATCATGTTAGACTCCAGTCTTCTCCAATATTTCCTGCTCAATCACGGCTTCGACACCACAGAGATTACCTTTGGTGCCAATCTGATGTCCAACCAGTTGATAATCGATATTGGCAAATGCAACAAGATGTTTAAGGTAGAACGCCCGGGCGGAAGTCTGAAAGAATTCTATCGCAGTTCCAGACACCTGTCCGATTACATCCGTTTCGTGATTCAGGAGAAAGGACAGTCCATCTGGATAGCCCAGCGCAACGGCAGGACCAAGGATGGAAACGACACGACAGACCAGGGCATCATCAAGATGTTCTGCATGTCTTGCCCGGATGATAAAATCAAGGCAATAGACCAGTTGCACATCGTACCTGTAGCGATTTCCTACGAATGGGAATCATGCGATATTCTGAAAACACTCGAACTCTACGAAAGCCAGTTTGCCAAATACACCAAAAAACCGGGCGAAGATCTGAACAGTATTCTGACGGGAATCTCCCAACCCAAAGGTAGGGTACACATAGAAATCTGCGAACCGATTTCCCGCATGGAACTGATGAAACTGGAACAGCTTACGAGCAACGAATATCACAAGGCAGTAGCCCGTCTGCTGGACGAGCGCATCAACAAGGCCTATCGCCTGTATCCCAACAATTACATCGCTTACGACCTGCGGTACGGCACCAGAAAATACCAGGATTTCTATACCCCGCAACAGAAGGAAGAATTCTTAGCACACGTCAGAGAATTGGAACATTATGATACTTGCGACATCGAAATGCTGAAAGATATTTATTTAGGCATTTACGCCAACCCTGTAAACAACAAGTAA
- a CDS encoding MMPL family transporter codes for MTELILKIYDYLKTHRLSGICSSVAITLILLLAVTRLNYKEDIADFLPIDSEHQNAMKVYQNISGASKIFAIFQYRNAAQSDDPEILTHTIDAFVENVEKADSAHVIRNLMAQVDLEKMNQITDFVYQNIPYFLTDADYRRMDSLLSQPDYIPHQLKADKQMLLFPTGGILSDNIQRDPLNLFTPILQKLQHSESSLKYEMYDGYIFSPDMKKAIVMMDSPYGASETENNARLTQMLKDCAREASQSHPNIEIHIIGGPVIAVTNAHQIKTDSILSVSIAVVLILALLFFSFRSRRNLLLIALSIGWGWLFAIGGLALFHNQVSVIVIGISSIILGIAVNYPLHFIAHLAHTPDKRKALKEIVMPLLVGNVTTVGAFLALVPLKSVALRDLGLFSSLLLVGTIVFVLIYLPHLSKTTGEAKHTFLDKWSNISLEKKPIFVTIVIILTIIFGYFSLQTEFDTNMAHINYMTPEQKADMEYFAKMMKQEDGIQKVYALSSDSTLDGALDKSLSLQGTLQELSDQKTIQDYSSCNQFITSKKEQARRLQLWQKFLDKHQHLLTSGIKPYMTEEGFADGCFADFERILHQDYQPQDIQHFKPLLQSVFASNISTDSLNGKYHVINILSAKEKDVKKVEDCLQTQHCFSFDVKSMNSAIANHLSDDFNYIGFACGFIVFFFLWLSMGSIELAVLSFIPMAISWLWILGLMAIFHMQFNIVNIILATFIFGQGDDYTIFMTEGAMYEYAYRRKMLASYKHSIIISALIMFIGIGTLIVARHPALRSLAEVTIAGMFSVVLMAYIFPPLIFNWLVKHKGEYRVRPLSLQMLFRRRKEGVAYYHDLVLDRYRYKGVEVFSTVKRNLRRNRDYQTWMEQQDTSQPVIIPSAGYGEKALLFALLHPETKVIAVEADPDKCRLMKFSMEGIVDNVEIINQAETSRQM; via the coding sequence ATGACAGAACTGATTCTGAAAATATACGATTATCTCAAGACGCATCGGCTGAGTGGCATCTGCTCATCCGTAGCAATCACACTCATACTTCTCCTTGCAGTTACCAGACTGAACTACAAGGAAGATATTGCCGACTTTCTTCCGATAGATAGCGAGCACCAGAATGCCATGAAGGTCTATCAGAACATTTCGGGAGCCAGCAAGATTTTCGCCATCTTCCAATACAGGAATGCTGCGCAATCTGATGATCCGGAAATACTGACCCATACCATAGACGCTTTCGTAGAGAATGTGGAGAAAGCAGACTCTGCCCACGTCATCAGAAATCTGATGGCACAAGTGGATTTGGAAAAGATGAACCAGATAACAGATTTCGTCTATCAGAACATTCCTTATTTCCTGACAGATGCAGACTATCGGAGAATGGACAGTCTGCTCAGTCAGCCTGATTACATTCCCCACCAGCTGAAAGCAGACAAACAAATGCTCCTCTTCCCTACCGGCGGCATTCTGTCTGACAACATTCAGCGCGACCCGCTGAACCTCTTCACTCCCATCCTGCAGAAATTGCAGCATTCCGAATCCAGTCTGAAATATGAAATGTACGATGGCTATATCTTCTCTCCCGACATGAAGAAGGCCATTGTGATGATGGATTCTCCCTACGGGGCAAGTGAGACTGAGAATAATGCCCGCCTTACCCAAATGCTAAAAGACTGTGCCCGGGAAGCCAGCCAGTCGCATCCGAATATAGAAATCCACATCATAGGCGGACCCGTTATTGCCGTCACCAATGCCCATCAGATCAAAACCGACAGCATTCTTTCTGTAAGTATTGCCGTCGTACTGATCCTTGCCCTGCTCTTCTTCTCCTTCAGAAGCAGGAGAAACCTTTTGCTCATAGCCCTTTCCATCGGATGGGGCTGGCTCTTTGCCATCGGCGGGTTAGCTCTCTTCCACAATCAGGTTTCGGTCATCGTCATCGGCATTTCATCTATCATCTTGGGTATTGCAGTCAACTACCCTCTTCATTTCATCGCCCACCTTGCTCATACACCCGACAAGCGGAAGGCGCTGAAAGAAATCGTCATGCCCCTCCTGGTGGGCAACGTGACTACGGTAGGTGCTTTCCTGGCATTAGTTCCACTCAAATCCGTGGCCTTAAGAGACCTGGGACTGTTCAGTTCTCTCCTGCTCGTCGGCACCATCGTATTCGTGCTCATCTATCTTCCCCATCTTTCTAAGACAACAGGAGAGGCAAAGCATACATTCCTTGACAAGTGGAGCAACATCTCGCTCGAAAAGAAACCGATCTTCGTTACCATTGTGATCATCCTGACCATCATCTTCGGATATTTCAGTCTGCAGACGGAGTTTGACACCAACATGGCACACATTAATTATATGACTCCGGAACAGAAGGCAGACATGGAATATTTCGCCAAAATGATGAAACAGGAAGACGGAATCCAGAAAGTCTATGCCCTGTCTTCCGACTCCACTTTGGACGGAGCACTCGACAAAAGCCTCTCCTTGCAGGGAACTCTGCAGGAACTTTCCGACCAGAAGACTATACAGGACTACTCCTCCTGCAACCAGTTTATCACATCGAAGAAAGAACAGGCACGGCGCCTGCAACTCTGGCAGAAATTCCTCGATAAACACCAGCATCTCCTCACTTCCGGCATCAAACCTTATATGACAGAAGAAGGATTTGCCGATGGTTGTTTCGCAGATTTCGAGCGCATTCTCCACCAGGATTACCAGCCGCAGGACATTCAGCATTTCAAACCTCTGCTGCAATCCGTATTCGCCTCCAACATCAGTACCGACAGTCTCAACGGCAAATACCACGTCATCAACATCCTCTCTGCCAAAGAAAAGGATGTAAAGAAGGTGGAGGATTGTCTGCAAACACAACATTGCTTCAGTTTTGATGTGAAGAGCATGAACAGCGCCATCGCCAACCATCTGTCAGACGATTTCAACTACATCGGATTTGCCTGCGGATTCATCGTGTTCTTCTTCCTCTGGTTGTCTATGGGAAGTATCGAGTTAGCTGTCCTCTCATTCATCCCGATGGCTATCAGCTGGTTGTGGATATTGGGACTGATGGCCATCTTCCACATGCAGTTCAACATCGTGAACATCATCCTCGCCACCTTCATCTTCGGTCAGGGCGACGACTACACCATCTTCATGACAGAGGGAGCCATGTACGAATATGCTTACCGGCGCAAGATGCTTGCCTCCTACAAGCATTCCATCATCATTTCAGCCCTCATCATGTTTATCGGCATCGGCACGCTGATAGTAGCCCGCCATCCGGCACTCCGCTCTTTGGCAGAAGTCACCATCGCAGGCATGTTCTCCGTGGTTCTGATGGCCTATATTTTCCCGCCGCTTATCTTCAACTGGCTGGTGAAGCACAAGGGAGAATACCGGGTTCGCCCCCTTTCCTTACAGATGCTTTTCCGCCGTAGGAAAGAGGGAGTGGCCTATTATCACGACCTGGTTCTCGACCGCTACCGCTACAAGGGTGTGGAAGTTTTCAGCACCGTGAAGCGGAATCTCAGGCGCAACCGTGATTATCAGACGTGGATGGAACAGCAGGATACTTCTCAGCCAGTCATCATCCCGTCTGCCGGCTATGGAGAAAAAGCGCTCCTCTTTGCCCTGCTCCACCCAGAGACAAAAGTGATTGCCGTAGAAGCAGATCCTGACAAATGCAGACTGATGAAATTCAGCATGGAAGGGATTGTTGATAATGTAGAAATCATCAACCAAGCTGAAACCAGCCGTCAAATGTGA
- a CDS encoding acyl carrier protein, whose translation MKENIRKILEEALPLVDLDSDFLFNELDSLGITTILMLLSDEYQIKLESSDVTPRNFRNLDSLVAMVEKKKQAGV comes from the coding sequence ATGAAAGAGAATATTAGAAAAATCCTGGAAGAAGCCCTACCACTGGTAGATTTAGATTCAGATTTCCTGTTCAATGAACTGGATTCCTTAGGCATTACCACCATCCTGATGCTCCTTTCAGACGAATACCAGATAAAACTGGAATCATCAGACGTAACACCTCGGAATTTCCGCAACTTAGACAGCCTTGTGGCAATGGTAGAAAAGAAAAAACAGGCAGGCGTATGA